The Persephonella sp. IF05-L8 region AGACGAGGGGATTCGAACCCCTGACCTTCTGCGTGCAAAGCAGATGCTCTCCCAGCTGAGCTACGTCCCCATTTTGCTTAATGGGCCTTGGTGGACTCGAACCACCGACCTCACCCTTATCAGGGGTACGCTCTAACCGTCTGAGCTAAAGGCCCTTAGCATTAGAGTAAGGGAGCTGGGAGCCTTTATTTCGTTTGTAATAGGTTTTCCCTATAAAGGAGGTGATCCAGCCGCAGGTTCCCCTACGGCTACCTTGTTACGACTTCGCCCCAGTCGCCAGGCCTGTCATCGGCCCCTGCCTCCGGCCCGAAGGCCGGTTAGCCCGGGGACTTCCGACAGACCCGACTCCCGTGGCGTGACGGGCGGTGTGTACAAGACCCGGGAACGTATTCACGGCGGCATTGCTGATCCGCCATTACTACCGATTCCGCCTTCATGGGGGTGAGTTGCAACCCCCAATCCGCACCACGACAGGGTTTTTGGGATTTGCTCCACCTTGCGGCTTCGCTTCCCTCTGTCCCTGCCACTGTAGCGCCTGTGTAGCCCAGGGCATAAAGGGCATACTGACCTGACGTCATCCCCTCCTTCCTCCGACTTATCGCCGGCAGTCCCCTGTGAGTACCCGGCTTTACCCGCTGGTAACACAGGGCAAGGGTTGCGCTCGTTGCGGGACTTAACCCAACATCTCACGACACGAGCTGACGACGGCCATGCACCACCTGTGCGGCGCGGTGTCCCCGAAGGGACACCTAGTACCCTTTCGGGTACGACACACCGCATGTCAAGCCCTGGTGAGGTTTTTCGGTTAGCATCGAATTAAACCAGACGCTCCACCGGTTGTGCGGGTCCCCGTCAATTCCTTTGAGTTTCAGCCTTGCGACCGTACTCCCCAGGCGGGGTGCTTAACGCGTTAGCTTGCGACACGGATGCCTATCGGCACCCACATCTAGCACCCATCGTTTACGGCCAGGACTACCCGGGTATCTAATCCGGTTTGCTCCCCTGGCTTTCGTCCCTCAGCGTCAGGACAGTTCCAGTCGGCCGCCTTCGCCACTGGTGTTCCTCCCGATATCTACGCATTTCACCGCTACACCGGGAATTCCGCCGACCTCTCCCTGCCTCAAGTCCGGCAGTTTGGAAGGCAATTCTGGAGTTGAGCCCCAGGCTTTCACCTTCCACTTACCAGACCGCCTACGGACCCTTTACGCCCAGTAATTTCGCGCAACGTTCGGGACCTACGTATTACCGCGGCTGCTGGCACGTAGTTAGCCGTCCCTTCCTCTGGGGGTACCGTCATTATCTTCCCCCCTGACAGGTGTTTACACCCCGAAGGGCTTCATCCACCACGCGGCGTCGCTGGGTCAGCCTTTCGGCCATTGCCCAATATTCCCCACTGCTGCCCCCCGTAGGGGTGCGGGCCGTGTCTCAGTCCCACTGTGGCCGGCCACCCTCTCAGGCCGGCTACCCGTCGTAGCCTTGGTGAGCCGTTACCTCACCAACAAGCTGATGGGACGCAGCCCCATCCCGAGGCGCCCGAAGGCCTTTGGAGTCCCATCATTACATAGGACTCATTATTGGGTATTAGCCCCCCTTTCGGGGGGTTATCCCCATCCTCGGGGTAGGTTAGCTACGTGTTACTCACCCGTTCGCCGGTCGCCAGCACCGCTCCCGAAGGAGCGGCCTGCTGCCCCACGACTTGCATGTGTTAGGCGCGCCGCCAACGTTCGCGCTGAGCCAGGATCAAACTCTCCAATAAAATCTATTTCCTGGCTCCCAGCTCCCTTATTCTCAATGCCAAGTAGCCTTTAACTCAGCCGCTTAGGCTCCTAAAGACAGATATACAGTATATTATCTATCTTGGCCTTTGTCAACCCTTTTTTCCTTCTTCAATTTAACATGTCATGTAGCCAAACAGGACTATCCAATATATACCCTTTATGTGCCTATGTCAAGCACTTTTTCAGTTTTATAGAGTTTTCAATGACTTGGATTTGAAATATTGTTTTTGAATTTATTTTAGAAAAATTTTGTTTTGATGGAAATAAAAAAGGGTGCAGAAGCACCCTTAGAATTAAATTTATTACGGTCTGTATTGAGCTAATATTTCGTTCCAGTCTGGCTCTCCGGATGCTGGTCTGAACTTTTCTTGAAGTTTTGCAACTCTTTCTTCAAATGTTTCTTTTTCTTCTTTAAGGAATATTCCGATAGGTCTTTTTCCTTTGAATGGTTCTGCATCTTCAAGTTCTGGATTGTCTGCATCAAGAACATGTTCAGCTAAAGCCATAGCTGCTTTTCTATCTGTTGGGTCATGTCCAAGCTCTTTGTTAATATCAATAAGTCTTCCTTTGTAGTACTTGAATGTGTCTACTTTGTTAAATGTTGGACATGGAGAAAGAACGTTAACAAAAGAAAATCCTCTGTGTTCTATTGCAGCCTGAATAGTGTCTGCAAGATGTTTTGGATTTCCTGCATAAGACTGAGCTACAAATGTCGCTCCTGATGCAATAGCGAATGCAATAACATTCATAGGGTCTTCAATGTTTCCGTAAGGGTTTAATGAACCTTTGTATCCATGTCTTGATGTTGGGGAAGTCTGGTTTTTTGTAAGAGCGTACATTCTGTTATCCATAACTATGAGTGTTATATCAAAGTTCTTTCTTGCTGCGTGTGGGAAGTGTTCCATACCTATTGAGAAAATATCTCCGTCTCCAGCTGTAACGATAACTGGAACGTCAGGTCTTGCCAATCTTGCTCCAACGGCAGCAGGTAATGCTCTACCGTGTGCAGTGTGAATACCAAAAGCATTCATCCAAAGTGGAAGCCTTGAAGAACATCCAATTCCGGAAGTTAATGTGATGGCTGTTGGGTCAAGTCTTTCTTCTGAAAATGCTTTTGTTAAAGCTGTAACAACTCCAAAGTCTCCACAACCTGGGCACCATGTTGGTTCTATATCACTTCTGTATTCTTTTGGTGGGAGTTTTTCCTGTAGTCTGATATATTCCATGATATACCTCCTTTTCTTGATTTGGTTTAATTTTTATAAAAACAGGGCTGAAAAGCCCTGATTAATATCATTTATGCATTAACTTTTTCCCCTAAAAGTTCAAGAATTTTCTCTTCTATTTCTTTAGGAATGAATGGCTCTCCTCTGTAAATGTTGAACTGAACAATTTTTTCTTGTGGGATATTTGTAAACATCTTCATAAATCTTGCAAAGTGGCCAAGGTATGATGCTTCTGGAACAAGTATTTTGTCAGCCATTTGAGCAAGTTCTTCAAGGGCGTTCTTAGGAACTGGATAGAGAAGTTTTGGATAAAGAGCTGCAATTTTATATCCTTTTTCTCTAAGTCTTTTAACTGCTTCCTGTGCAATGGATGCTGTTAATCCCCATGCAACTACGGCTATGTCAGCTTTGTCTCCTTTTTGGAGGTCTCCTAAGTCCCACTCAACAAGATGTGGATTTTCTTGTTCCACATTCTTTATTTTTCTAAATCTTTTATCCATCATTATTGTTCTTTCTTTAGGGGTGGTTCTTGGTCTTGAGTTTTCTGCGTGTTCAAGTCCTGTAGCTGTGTATGGTTTTGGAGAAACTCCTGGAACGAATACTGGTGATATTCCTGATTCGGTTATTGCATATCTAAAGAGATTATCAAGTTCTTCTGGTTTTACATCTTCTTTTCTTACAACTGGTCTTTCTATGAGGTTTTCTTTAATCTTCTTAACATCTGGAGTTGGGATAGCTTCAGCTCTTAGAGAAAGTGAACCGTCTGTCAGGAGGAGAACTGGAAGCTGATATTTTTCAGCAAGGTTAAATGCTTCTATTGTGAGATAAAAGTTTTCTTCAACGTTTTTAGGTGCAATTACTATTCTCTGGTCATCACCGTGTCCACCAAGTGCTGCTGCAAAAAGGTCTGCCTGTTCGTGTTTTGTTGGCATACCTGTAGATGGTCCTGCCCTTTGAACATCAACAACAACAACAGGTGTTTCTGTCATTGACGCAAGGTCAATAAGCTCTTGCATAAGGGATATACCTGGTCCAGATGTTGCTGTCATAGCTTTGGCACCTGCGAAAGAAGCTCCTATAATTGCAGCCATGGAAGAAATTTCATCCTCTGACTGATAAACAAATCCACCTGTTTTAAGAATTATAGGAGAAAGATAGTTTCCTACTGTTGTAGCAGGAGTAATTGGATAAGCAGCAAAAACTTTAACTCCTGCAACGGCAGCTCCTAAAGCGATAGCTTCATTACCTTCAAGGATAATAACATCTTTCTTTGGTAATGGTCCTGGAACTTTGTATGGGTCTATTTTTTTGATATGTTCTTTTATATAGTTCTGAGCAACTTCTATTGCTTTAAAGTTCAGGTTAACTACATCTTCACCTTTCTTAGAGAATTTTTTAACAATCTCTTCTTTGAGAACTTCCATTGGAAATCCGAAGAGTTCAAAGACAGATGCCATTGCAATTACGTTTTTGGTGATGTAAGCTCCAACTTCTTCTTTTGCGAGTTTTGACATTGGAACTGCGTATGTGAAAACACCCATTTTTTCTAATTCTTCTAAGTCTGGCTCAAAGTCTCCACCTTCTGGACCATCCCAGATTAAAACTTTTCCTTTTCCAAGAAGAGGTTTATTAACTTCGTAAGCTTCACCGTTGAATGCAACAAGTATATCGAAACCATCCCCCTGAGATAAGATTTTCTCGTCAGACATTCTAACCTGAGAAAGTGCATAACCACCTTTAATCTCAGCCGGGAAAGATTTGAATGTAACAACTTCATAACCTAAGTTTGAAGCAGCTCTCATTGTAAAATCACCGGCTGAGATAACACCTTCACCACCTTCACCGGCATACTTAACAGTTAAATCAAATGCCATATCAGTTCCTCCTTATTTTTGTTTGGCTAATAAAATATAACACTGTTTGATTTTTTAAATCAAGTTAAATTGGTTGTTCTTTTATTTTTTTCCAAAAAGCTTTTCTCTAAGTAGGTACATGAAATAATAAAGGAGTGGTACATATATTAGTGTCAGGAATGTTCCAACTATCAGACCACCTATGGCTACTGTTCCAAGCGGTGCCAGTCTTTCAAGCCCCAGTGCCCATCCTAAAGCAATGGGTATCATACCTGCTGATGTTCCAAAAGCTGTCATTAAAACAGGTCTTGTTCTTATTTTTATGCTTTCTATTATGGCATCTTCTATTTTTTTTCCTTTTTCTAAAGCCATCTGTATAAAGTCTATAAGCAGGATAGAGTTCTTTGTTATTATTCCTGCAAGTAAAACAATACCCATAAGTCCTGGCATTGATTGATGATAACCCATAGCAAGAATAGACCAGGCAGCTCCTATAACTGAGAGAGGGATGGCAAAAATTACTGCTATTGGGGAGGTGAATGACCTGAATGTTGGGGCAAGAACAAAAAATAAGAATATAATTCCTAAGATTATAGCTTTGAGCATTCTGAGTAAAGAATCATTAAGCTGTTTTATATCGCCTTCATTGGAAAGATAGTATCCTGGGGGAAGTTCTATATTTTCTTCTTTTACAGCTTTATGAAAATTATCAACTATATGTGATATGGCTGCTTTTTCTCTATAACCTATAATGTCCAGAGTGTACATGAAATCCTGTCTTGTTATAAGAGTAGGTTCTATAGTTTTTTCTATGTAGGCTATTTCTTTTAAAGGTATTTTTCCTTTAGGGGTATCTATGTAATAGCTATCTAAGTCTTTTATGGAGTTTATTTGGGGGTTGTGAAGAGTTACACGAACAAGTAAACTTTTTTCGTTTGGGATATTATAAAGGGAAACTATACTACCTCTTATTTTTGCTCCTATTTGGGAAGCTATTTCAAAAGGTGTTAAGTTATGGCTTAAAGCTTTTTTGTAATCAATTTTTATGTTGTAAACTATCTTGTCGTAATCCCATTTTCTATAAACTGACGTTAATCCTCCTGTGTTATAGGCTGCTTGAAGTACTTTTTTTCCTATCTGGTCAAGTTTTCTTAAATCATCACCGCTTATTCTTGCATCTAAATTACCTTCTATAGTGGATAGGGGGGTTGCTCCATAGTCGTAAACTGCCACATATTTTATATCTGGGATTTGCCATAATTTGTTTCTGAGTTCTGTTTCTATTTCCCAGATGGTTTCTTTCCTATGAAATCTATCTGTGTAATGTATTGTAAGGGATATAGTTTGAGGTGTATTACCATTTCCTATGGTTAATACGCCTGGTTCTGAACCTGCGGCTATAGAGTAGAGCTCAACTCTTTTATCCTTTTTTAGAATGTTATTAATTTGATTGATAATGTTTTCTACCTGGTGGGTAGATAAGTTACTGTCTGTTATTATTTTGGCTTTGACTATTCCTGTATCCATAGGAGGCATAATTTCTTTACCTACAAGGGGGAGTATTATTTTCAGGCTTATTACAAACAGCACTATAACAAAGGCGAAATAGGGGATGGCAAGGAATTTTTTGTTAAAGACATTTTTTACTGCAGATATGTATATATTTCTTAGGGGGGTTATTATTGTTTCTGAAACTCTAAGTACAATGAGTTCTATCTTATTTTTACTGGCAGTTTTCTTTAAAAGAAATGGAGCTATAAGAGGTATAAGGGTCATAGATACAAAGTATGAAACTATTACTGCTATTAAGAGTGTTTCTGCAAGGGGACGGAATATTCTCTGTGGATAGTCCCCTACAAATAACATAGGTATAAGAACTACGGATGTTGCGATTGTTCCTGCCAGTACTGCAAATACTACTTCCTTTGTTCCATTTATTACAGCCTGTTTAACTGGCTCTTTGAGTTCATAAAGATGTCTTTCTATGTTTTCCAGAATAACAATTGCATCATCAACTAACATTCCCAGTGCCAGAATTATTGCTGTTAGCGTTACGATGTTAAATTCCATTCCTAAAAGCCACATTATTCCAATCGTAATTGCGTAAACAAAGGGTATTGAAATACCGGCAATAATCATCTGTCTTATATTTGCAAGGAAAAAGAAAATTACTATGGCTGTTATGATTATTGCGTCTCTAAGAGCTTCAAGCATGTTTATATTACTTAGTCTTATAATCTTTTCCTGGGTATCGGAGATTTCGAAATTTAGATATGGGAATTCTTTTTCTAATTCAGGTAATAATGATTTAACAGCATCTATTGTTTTTAATGCATCTCCTGTGGGCTGTCTTTGAATGGCAAGAGCTATTGCTGGTTTTCCATTTCCATAGTAAAGGACGCGGTTCTGAAATGCTCCGTACTTTATTGTAGCTATATCTGATAATTTTATAGAGGGAGTTATATAGAGATTTTTTAGTTTGTTTATTTCATTTCTTTTGTTTATAGATTTTATCAGGAACTGATTTTCTTTATTGAGGACTAAACCAACAGGTATGTCTGCATTGATTTGTTGTATCTTCGCTATTACCTGAGTATAAGAAAGTCCATACTCATTAAGTTTGTTTTTGTCTATCTGGATTAAAACTTCTTTTTGGTGACCACCGAATATGTCCACATTGGCAACTTCTTTTAACCTCAGTAGTTTGTTGATTATCTGATTTTCTGCCAGTTGTCTTATGTCGGCTAAGGAGATGTTATCATTTTTAGGGGACACAGAGAGAACCAGAACAGGGGATGTTGCATCTGTTATTTTATATATCTGTGGTTCTTTTATTCCTTTAGGTAGTAATGATTTTATTTTATTTATCTCATTTTGAACATCTGTTGCTGCCTGCTCTATATTTTTTTCGTATTCAAATTCTACAGAAATTACAGCTATTTCGTCATTTACTGTAGACGAGACAGTTCTTACTTTATCAATAGTGCTTACTTTTTTTTCTATCGGGATGGCAACATTCTCGGCCATGTCTGTAGCTGAAGCGCCAGGTTGGAAAACAACTACAGCTATAACTGGTCTGTTCGCATCTGGGAATAATTTTTGTTTTATCTCAAAAAATCCTATTATGCCTAAAATAGATAATGAGAGTATTATGGATAATATAAAATGAGGTCTTTTCAATACAAGTTCTACAATGCTTTTATTCATGATTTTCCTCTGGGGTTAAAATTTTTCCTTTTTTTCCTAAAGATAAAATTCTGAGTTTGCTTTCTTCTGCTTTTGCAATTATAAGACCTTCTTCAAGGTTGCCCTGAACTACTGCGTATTTTTCATTTCTGCCTAAGACTTTAATAGGTATTTTTTTGAATATACCGTTTTGGTTTGTTATTAAGAAGGTTCCATTTGATAGATGTAAGATAGAGTTTGCAGGTACTACAAATCCTGATATTTTTCTCCCAAGGGAAACATTAATATAACTATTAGAAATAGCTCCAGAAGGTTTTTCAGAGAGAACAATTCTTACCAGTTTAAGATGATTTTTGCTTGCAACAGGATATACTCTGTTAATTTTTAATTGTTTTATATTCCCATTGAAGTTTATTATTGCAAGTGTATCAGATGTTATAGGATATTTTTCTGGTACTTCTACTAATATTTCATATTTGCTGCTGTCTTCTATAGATAATAAAGGTTTACCGGGGACGATAATATTACCTTCTCTTAAGTATATATCTTGAACTATACCGTCTACAGGTGATTTTATTTTCAAGTAAGAAAGTTGATTATAAAGAGAGTTTAAAGAGTTTTGGAGCTGCTTAATTTTATTTTTTGTTTGTGCAATAGTTGCTACGATTTCTTTATATTGGGATAAAGCAGCCTGATATTCAGCTTTACTGATTTCCAGTTTTTCTTTGGATATTGCTTTTTTTTCGTAGAGCTTTTCATTTCTTTTGAGTATATTTTCTTTTGTCTGTAAACTAACTTGAGCTGCCTGTTTCTTTATCTTAAGAGCTTGAAGTTGTAGTTCCAGATTGGAAATACTGAGTTTAGTATTTTTTATCTGGTCTTCTATTTCTACAGCATCTATAAGGGCTATAACCTGACCTTTCTGTACCTTTTCACCAACTTTTACATATATTTTTTTTATGTATCCGGATATTTTGCTGGATATATTGACTGTATTAACGGGTTTTAAAATTCCCAGAAAATCATCTGATATAAAGATACTACCTTTTTTTACGAGGCTACCTTTTACTATATATGTGGGAACCTGAGGCTTAGGAAGATGGGCAATTTCCTCTTTTCTTTTTTTGATTAGTCTTATTCCTGTAACGATTAACAGTATAATGATTAATGCAACAACTACAAATTTTAACTTCTTTTTCATTTTTCTATCTCCTCTAAAAGATATGTAAGATATGCTATGGCTATCTCTCTGTTATAGAATGCCTGATAGTAGTAACTTTCTGCCATGAATTTTTGAGCTTTAGCGTAAAGATAATTATACAAATCAGAGACACCTTCTTCGTATTTAATCTTTTCTGCTTCTTCTACTTTTTTTGCATATAAAAGCTGTTTTTTAGAAGCATTTAATTTTGCTATGGCAGATTTGATATCATTAAGGGCTTTGTTAATGTCCGATTTGAGTTTTAATATATTTTCCTGTTTCTGATAAAGAATTTTCTCTTTTTCTAATTTTGCTTTTATATATTGATTTTTTCTGTTTCCAAAATCAAAAAGGTTGTAATTTATGGTGAACCCTATAAACCATAAATCTTTATATTCAGAGTTCCCCATATTTCTCTGGATTTGGGAATTTAAATATATCCGTGGTAGATATAAACCCTTAGCTATATCAATATTTTTCTTTGCTATTACAGACGAAAGATTAATCTTTTGTATTTTTTTCAGATTTTCTACATTTTTAATTTTAGGAATTTCTGAAGGTTCTTTTATTTCTTCTAAAAAACTCATATCTATTTTTTTACCTACAAGGGATATCATGGCAGACTTAAGAGAATTTATATTATTTTCTATTTCCTGTAGATTTGCCTCTGCCTCTTCAAGCCTATACTGAACTTTTAGAAGGTCTGTTTCAGGTTTTCTTCCCAATTGATAGGCTTTATTTATATCTTCATAAAGT contains the following coding sequences:
- a CDS encoding 2-oxoacid:ferredoxin oxidoreductase subunit beta, translating into MEYIRLQEKLPPKEYRSDIEPTWCPGCGDFGVVTALTKAFSEERLDPTAITLTSGIGCSSRLPLWMNAFGIHTAHGRALPAAVGARLARPDVPVIVTAGDGDIFSIGMEHFPHAARKNFDITLIVMDNRMYALTKNQTSPTSRHGYKGSLNPYGNIEDPMNVIAFAIASGATFVAQSYAGNPKHLADTIQAAIEHRGFSFVNVLSPCPTFNKVDTFKYYKGRLIDINKELGHDPTDRKAAMALAEHVLDADNPELEDAEPFKGKRPIGIFLKEEKETFEERVAKLQEKFRPASGEPDWNEILAQYRP
- a CDS encoding 2-oxoacid:acceptor oxidoreductase subunit alpha — translated: MAFDLTVKYAGEGGEGVISAGDFTMRAASNLGYEVVTFKSFPAEIKGGYALSQVRMSDEKILSQGDGFDILVAFNGEAYEVNKPLLGKGKVLIWDGPEGGDFEPDLEELEKMGVFTYAVPMSKLAKEEVGAYITKNVIAMASVFELFGFPMEVLKEEIVKKFSKKGEDVVNLNFKAIEVAQNYIKEHIKKIDPYKVPGPLPKKDVIILEGNEAIALGAAVAGVKVFAAYPITPATTVGNYLSPIILKTGGFVYQSEDEISSMAAIIGASFAGAKAMTATSGPGISLMQELIDLASMTETPVVVVDVQRAGPSTGMPTKHEQADLFAAALGGHGDDQRIVIAPKNVEENFYLTIEAFNLAEKYQLPVLLLTDGSLSLRAEAIPTPDVKKIKENLIERPVVRKEDVKPEELDNLFRYAITESGISPVFVPGVSPKPYTATGLEHAENSRPRTTPKERTIMMDKRFRKIKNVEQENPHLVEWDLGDLQKGDKADIAVVAWGLTASIAQEAVKRLREKGYKIAALYPKLLYPVPKNALEELAQMADKILVPEASYLGHFARFMKMFTNIPQEKIVQFNIYRGEPFIPKEIEEKILELLGEKVNA
- a CDS encoding efflux RND transporter permease subunit; amino-acid sequence: MNKSIVELVLKRPHFILSIILSLSILGIIGFFEIKQKLFPDANRPVIAVVVFQPGASATDMAENVAIPIEKKVSTIDKVRTVSSTVNDEIAVISVEFEYEKNIEQAATDVQNEINKIKSLLPKGIKEPQIYKITDATSPVLVLSVSPKNDNISLADIRQLAENQIINKLLRLKEVANVDIFGGHQKEVLIQIDKNKLNEYGLSYTQVIAKIQQINADIPVGLVLNKENQFLIKSINKRNEINKLKNLYITPSIKLSDIATIKYGAFQNRVLYYGNGKPAIALAIQRQPTGDALKTIDAVKSLLPELEKEFPYLNFEISDTQEKIIRLSNINMLEALRDAIIITAIVIFFFLANIRQMIIAGISIPFVYAITIGIMWLLGMEFNIVTLTAIILALGMLVDDAIVILENIERHLYELKEPVKQAVINGTKEVVFAVLAGTIATSVVLIPMLFVGDYPQRIFRPLAETLLIAVIVSYFVSMTLIPLIAPFLLKKTASKNKIELIVLRVSETIITPLRNIYISAVKNVFNKKFLAIPYFAFVIVLFVISLKIILPLVGKEIMPPMDTGIVKAKIITDSNLSTHQVENIINQINNILKKDKRVELYSIAAGSEPGVLTIGNGNTPQTISLTIHYTDRFHRKETIWEIETELRNKLWQIPDIKYVAVYDYGATPLSTIEGNLDARISGDDLRKLDQIGKKVLQAAYNTGGLTSVYRKWDYDKIVYNIKIDYKKALSHNLTPFEIASQIGAKIRGSIVSLYNIPNEKSLLVRVTLHNPQINSIKDLDSYYIDTPKGKIPLKEIAYIEKTIEPTLITRQDFMYTLDIIGYREKAAISHIVDNFHKAVKEENIELPPGYYLSNEGDIKQLNDSLLRMLKAIILGIIFLFFVLAPTFRSFTSPIAVIFAIPLSVIGAAWSILAMGYHQSMPGLMGIVLLAGIITKNSILLIDFIQMALEKGKKIEDAIIESIKIRTRPVLMTAFGTSAGMIPIALGWALGLERLAPLGTVAIGGLIVGTFLTLIYVPLLYYFMYLLREKLFGKK
- a CDS encoding efflux RND transporter periplasmic adaptor subunit, producing the protein MKKKLKFVVVALIIILLIVTGIRLIKKRKEEIAHLPKPQVPTYIVKGSLVKKGSIFISDDFLGILKPVNTVNISSKISGYIKKIYVKVGEKVQKGQVIALIDAVEIEDQIKNTKLSISNLELQLQALKIKKQAAQVSLQTKENILKRNEKLYEKKAISKEKLEISKAEYQAALSQYKEIVATIAQTKNKIKQLQNSLNSLYNQLSYLKIKSPVDGIVQDIYLREGNIIVPGKPLLSIEDSSKYEILVEVPEKYPITSDTLAIINFNGNIKQLKINRVYPVASKNHLKLVRIVLSEKPSGAISNSYINVSLGRKISGFVVPANSILHLSNGTFLITNQNGIFKKIPIKVLGRNEKYAVVQGNLEEGLIIAKAEESKLRILSLGKKGKILTPEENHE
- a CDS encoding TolC family protein, encoding MLSLEKQKEALKIYKKSLQKLYEDINKAYQLGRKPETDLLKVQYRLEEAEANLQEIENNINSLKSAMISLVGKKIDMSFLEEIKEPSEIPKIKNVENLKKIQKINLSSVIAKKNIDIAKGLYLPRIYLNSQIQRNMGNSEYKDLWFIGFTINYNLFDFGNRKNQYIKAKLEKEKILYQKQENILKLKSDINKALNDIKSAIAKLNASKKQLLYAKKVEEAEKIKYEEGVSDLYNYLYAKAQKFMAESYYYQAFYNREIAIAYLTYLLEEIEK